Proteins encoded within one genomic window of Arachis ipaensis cultivar K30076 chromosome B08, Araip1.1, whole genome shotgun sequence:
- the LOC107614064 gene encoding pentatricopeptide repeat-containing protein At4g14050, mitochondrial-like isoform X2 produces the protein MPLGSHSRSHPPKCQHLKASRIFERLGIALSSSMAKQNLRQAIDFLYSRGLATSDSYTRHVLHCVRANDFVQAKRLQSHMQLHLFQPKDSFIHNQLLHLFAKCGKLSYARDLFDNMTHRDVYSWNALLSAYAKLGLVEDLCTVFDQMPVRDSVSYNTLIACFATNGHSGKALKILVRMQEDGFQLTQYSYVNALQACSMLLDLKLGKQIHGRVVISGCGDNTFVWNAITGVYAKCGDIHRARWFFDRMTHKNVVSWNLMISGYVKLGNHDECIRLFNKMKLLGLKPDQVTASIVINAYFQCGHVDDARKMFSEIPKKDEICWTTMIVGYAQNGREEDALMLFGDMLRRDVRPDSYTISSVVSSCAKLASLCHGQVVHGKVIVMGVDHSMLVSSALVDMYCKCGVTLDAWNIFGTMHFRNVITWNSMIHGYAQNGQPHEALALYERMLQENIKPDSISFVGVLSACINADMVAKGHEYFNSISEHGMTPTLDHYACMVTLIGRSSSVDKAVDLIKCMPNEPDYLIWSTLLSICAKKGDIKNAELAAGHLFKLDPHNAGPYIMLSNLYAACGRWEKVGDVRSLMNKNNAKKFAAYSLVEVGIEVHKFVSEDRNHPAVKQIYDELNKLISILQQIGYNPDTNIVLHNVGQEEKFKSISYHSEKLALAFALIRRPNGIAPIRIIKNIRVCNDCHMFMKFASVHIERTIILRDSNKFHHFSGGKCSCKDH, from the exons ATGCCACTTGGGAGCCATTCAAGGAGTCACCCCCCAAAATGTCAACATCTTAAAGCTAGTCGTATTTTTGAAAGGTTGGGCATTGCACTTTCTTCTTCAATGGCTAAACAAAATCTTAGACAAGCTATTGATTTTTTGTATTCTCGCGGCCTTGCTACTTCTGATTCCTATACGCGCCATGTCCTTCACTGCGTTCGAGCAAATGACTTTGTTCAAGCCAAGAGATTGCAGTCTCACATGCAACTTCACCTTTTCCAACCCAAAGACTCCTTCATCCACAACCAGCTTCTCCATTTGTTTGCCAAATGCGGCAAACTCTCCTATGCACGAGACCTGTTTGATAATATGACCCACAGAGATGTTTATTCTTGGAATGCCTTGCTTTCTGCTTATGCTAAGTTGGGTTTGGTTGAGGATTTGTGCACTGTCTTTGATCAAATGCCTGTTCGTGATTCCGTTTCTTATAACACCTTGATTGCTTGTTTTGCAACTAATGGGCATTCAGGCAAGGCATTGAAGATTTTAGTGAGGATGCAAGAAGATGGGTTTCAGCTCACCCAGTACTCCTATGTGAATGCATTGCAAGCATGTTCTATGCTCTTGGATTTGAAGCTTGGTAAGCAGATTCACGGGAGAGTTGTTATTAGTGGTTGTGGGGATAACACTTTTGTATGGAATGCTATCACTGGTGTCTATGCGAAGTGTGGTGATATTCATAGGGCACGGTGGTTTTTTGATCGAATGACACATAAAAATGTTGTTTCCTGGAATCTTATGATCTCTGGATATGTCAAATTGGGAAATCATGATGAGTGCATTCGATTGTTTAATAAGATGAAGTTATTGGGTTTGAAACCTGACCAAGTTACAGCATCAATTGTTATCAATGCTTACTTTCAGTGTGGACATGTGGATGATGCAAGGAAGATGTTCAGTGAAATACCTAAAAAGGATGAGATTTGTTGGACAACAATGATAGTTGGTTATGCACAGAATGGAAGAGAAGAGGATGCATTGATGTTGTTTGGCGACATGCTCCGTAGAGACGTTAGACCTGACAGTTACACCATTTCAAGTGTGGTCAGCTCCTGCGCCAAGCTAGCTTCTTTGTGTCATGGTCAGGTTGTCCATGGAAAAGTAATAGTAATGGGTGTTGATCATAGCATGCTTGTGTCAAGTGCTCTTGTTGATATGTACTGCAAGTGTGGAGTTACTTTGGATGCTTGGAACATTTTTGGGACAATGCATTTTCGAAATGTGATTACTTGGAATTCTATGATCCATGGTTATGCACAAAATGGTCAACCACATGAAGCGTTGGCTCTTTATGAAAGGATGCTTCAGGAAAATATCAAACCTGATAGCATTAGTTTTGTGGGTGTATTATCTGCTTGTATTAATGCTGACATGGTCGCAAAAGGACATGAATATTTTAATTCAATAAGTGAACATGGGATGACACCAACATTGGATCACTATGCGTGTATGGTCACTCTCATTGGTCGCTCTAGCAGTGTTGATAAAGCTGTGGATTTGATCAAATGCATGCCTAATGAACCAGATTACCTCATTTGGTCCACCTTACTCTCTATTTGTGCAAAGAAGGGTGACATCAAGAATGCAGAATTGGCAGCTGGTCATCTCTTCAAGTTGGATCCACATAATGCAGGACCTTATATTATGCTTTCCAACTTATACGCTGCTTGCGGGAGATGGGAAAAAGTAGGTGATGTACGATCTCTCATgaataaaaacaatgcaaaaaagtTTGCTGCTTATAGTTTGGTTGAAGTTGGGATTGAAGTCCATAAATTTGTTTCAGAAGATCGTAATCATCCAGCAGTGAAACAAATCTATGATGAATTGAACAAATTGATTTCAATATTGCAACAAATTGGGTATAATCCAGATACAAACATTGTTCTGCATAATGTGGGACAGGAAGAAAAATTTAAATCCATCTCATACCACAGTGAGAAACTAGCTCTTGCTTTTGCTTTAATCAGAAGGCCCAATGGAATTGCACCTATCAGGATCATAAAGAATATACGTGTCTGTAATGACTGCCATATGTTTATGAAATTTGCATCAGTCCATATTGAAAGGACAATCATTCTGAGAGATTCAAATAAATTCCACCATTTCTCTGGTGGGAAGTGCTCTTGCAAGGACCATTG A
- the LOC107614064 gene encoding pentatricopeptide repeat-containing protein At4g14050, mitochondrial-like isoform X1 codes for MPLGSHSRSHPPKCQHLKASRIFERLGIALSSSMAKQNLRQAIDFLYSRGLATSDSYTRHVLHCVRANDFVQAKRLQSHMQLHLFQPKDSFIHNQLLHLFAKCGKLSYARDLFDNMTHRDVYSWNALLSAYAKLGLVEDLCTVFDQMPVRDSVSYNTLIACFATNGHSGKALKILVRMQEDGFQLTQYSYVNALQACSMLLDLKLGKQIHGRVVISGCGDNTFVWNAITGVYAKCGDIHRARWFFDRMTHKNVVSWNLMISGYVKLGNHDECIRLFNKMKLLGLKPDQVTASIVINAYFQCGHVDDARKMFSEIPKKDEICWTTMIVGYAQNGREEDALMLFGDMLRRDVRPDSYTISSVVSSCAKLASLCHGQVVHGKVIVMGVDHSMLVSSALVDMYCKCGVTLDAWNIFGTMHFRNVITWNSMIHGYAQNGQPHEALALYERMLQENIKPDSISFVGVLSACINADMVAKGHEYFNSISEHGMTPTLDHYACMVTLIGRSSSVDKAVDLIKCMPNEPDYLIWSTLLSICAKKGDIKNAELAAGHLFKLDPHNAGPYIMLSNLYAACGRWEKVGDVRSLMNKNNAKKFAAYSLVEVGIEVHKFVSEDRNHPAVKQIYDELNKLISILQQIGYNPDTNIVLHNVGQEEKFKSISYHSEKLALAFALIRRPNGIAPIRIIKNIRVCNDCHMFMKFASVHIERTIILRDSNKFHHFSGGKCSCKDHW; via the coding sequence ATGCCACTTGGGAGCCATTCAAGGAGTCACCCCCCAAAATGTCAACATCTTAAAGCTAGTCGTATTTTTGAAAGGTTGGGCATTGCACTTTCTTCTTCAATGGCTAAACAAAATCTTAGACAAGCTATTGATTTTTTGTATTCTCGCGGCCTTGCTACTTCTGATTCCTATACGCGCCATGTCCTTCACTGCGTTCGAGCAAATGACTTTGTTCAAGCCAAGAGATTGCAGTCTCACATGCAACTTCACCTTTTCCAACCCAAAGACTCCTTCATCCACAACCAGCTTCTCCATTTGTTTGCCAAATGCGGCAAACTCTCCTATGCACGAGACCTGTTTGATAATATGACCCACAGAGATGTTTATTCTTGGAATGCCTTGCTTTCTGCTTATGCTAAGTTGGGTTTGGTTGAGGATTTGTGCACTGTCTTTGATCAAATGCCTGTTCGTGATTCCGTTTCTTATAACACCTTGATTGCTTGTTTTGCAACTAATGGGCATTCAGGCAAGGCATTGAAGATTTTAGTGAGGATGCAAGAAGATGGGTTTCAGCTCACCCAGTACTCCTATGTGAATGCATTGCAAGCATGTTCTATGCTCTTGGATTTGAAGCTTGGTAAGCAGATTCACGGGAGAGTTGTTATTAGTGGTTGTGGGGATAACACTTTTGTATGGAATGCTATCACTGGTGTCTATGCGAAGTGTGGTGATATTCATAGGGCACGGTGGTTTTTTGATCGAATGACACATAAAAATGTTGTTTCCTGGAATCTTATGATCTCTGGATATGTCAAATTGGGAAATCATGATGAGTGCATTCGATTGTTTAATAAGATGAAGTTATTGGGTTTGAAACCTGACCAAGTTACAGCATCAATTGTTATCAATGCTTACTTTCAGTGTGGACATGTGGATGATGCAAGGAAGATGTTCAGTGAAATACCTAAAAAGGATGAGATTTGTTGGACAACAATGATAGTTGGTTATGCACAGAATGGAAGAGAAGAGGATGCATTGATGTTGTTTGGCGACATGCTCCGTAGAGACGTTAGACCTGACAGTTACACCATTTCAAGTGTGGTCAGCTCCTGCGCCAAGCTAGCTTCTTTGTGTCATGGTCAGGTTGTCCATGGAAAAGTAATAGTAATGGGTGTTGATCATAGCATGCTTGTGTCAAGTGCTCTTGTTGATATGTACTGCAAGTGTGGAGTTACTTTGGATGCTTGGAACATTTTTGGGACAATGCATTTTCGAAATGTGATTACTTGGAATTCTATGATCCATGGTTATGCACAAAATGGTCAACCACATGAAGCGTTGGCTCTTTATGAAAGGATGCTTCAGGAAAATATCAAACCTGATAGCATTAGTTTTGTGGGTGTATTATCTGCTTGTATTAATGCTGACATGGTCGCAAAAGGACATGAATATTTTAATTCAATAAGTGAACATGGGATGACACCAACATTGGATCACTATGCGTGTATGGTCACTCTCATTGGTCGCTCTAGCAGTGTTGATAAAGCTGTGGATTTGATCAAATGCATGCCTAATGAACCAGATTACCTCATTTGGTCCACCTTACTCTCTATTTGTGCAAAGAAGGGTGACATCAAGAATGCAGAATTGGCAGCTGGTCATCTCTTCAAGTTGGATCCACATAATGCAGGACCTTATATTATGCTTTCCAACTTATACGCTGCTTGCGGGAGATGGGAAAAAGTAGGTGATGTACGATCTCTCATgaataaaaacaatgcaaaaaagtTTGCTGCTTATAGTTTGGTTGAAGTTGGGATTGAAGTCCATAAATTTGTTTCAGAAGATCGTAATCATCCAGCAGTGAAACAAATCTATGATGAATTGAACAAATTGATTTCAATATTGCAACAAATTGGGTATAATCCAGATACAAACATTGTTCTGCATAATGTGGGACAGGAAGAAAAATTTAAATCCATCTCATACCACAGTGAGAAACTAGCTCTTGCTTTTGCTTTAATCAGAAGGCCCAATGGAATTGCACCTATCAGGATCATAAAGAATATACGTGTCTGTAATGACTGCCATATGTTTATGAAATTTGCATCAGTCCATATTGAAAGGACAATCATTCTGAGAGATTCAAATAAATTCCACCATTTCTCTGGTGGGAAGTGCTCTTGCAAGGACCATTGGTAA
- the LOC110265254 gene encoding pentatricopeptide repeat-containing protein At2g21090-like has product MRHVLHCIRANDFVQANRLQSHMQLHLFQPKFSFIHNQLLHLFAKCGKLSYARDLFDNMTHIDIYSWNSLLSSYAKLGLVEDLRTVFDQMPFHDSVSYNTLIAYFATNWHSDKIHERVVIVGCADNTFVWNAITGVYAKYGDIHRARWFFDRTTYKNVVSWNLMISGYVKLGNHDKHVDDARRMFSEIPRKDEICWTKMIVGYAQNRREDDALMLFGDMLHGDVRPDIYTISSVVSSCAKLASLCHGQVVDGKVIVMSVDHSMLVSSALVDLYCKCAVTLDAWRNFGTMPIRNMIT; this is encoded by the exons ATGCGCCATGTCCTTCACTGCATTCGAGCAAATGACTTTGTTCAAGCCAACAGATTGCAGTCTCACATGCAACTTCACCTTTTCCAACCCAAATTCTCCTTCATCCACAACCAGCTCCTCCATTTGTTCGCCAAATGCGGCAAACTTTCCTATGCACGAGACCTGTTTGATAATATGACCCACATAGATATTTATTCTTGGAATTCCTTGCTTTCTTCTTATGCTAAGTTGGGTTTGGTTGAGGATTTGAGAACTGTCTTTGACCAAATGCCTTTTCATGATTCCGTTTCTTATAACACCTTGATTGCTTATTTTGCAACTAATTGGCATTCAGACAAG ATTCACGAGAGAGTTGTTATTGTTGGTTGTGCGGATAACACTTTTGTATGGAATGCTATCACTGGTGTCTATGCGAAGTATGGTGATATTCACAGGGCACGGTGGTTCTTTGATCGAACGACATATAAGAATGTTGTTTCCTGGAATCTGATGATCTCTGGATATGTCAAATTAGGGAATCATGATAA ACATGTGGATGATGCAAGGAGGATGTTCAGTGAAATACCTAGAAAAGATGAGATTTGTTGGACAAAAATGATAGTTGGTTATGCACAGAATAGAAGAGAAGATGATGCATTGATGTTGTTTGGCGACATGCTGCATGGAGATGTTAGACCTGACATTTATACCATTTCAAGTGTGGTCAGCTCATGTGCCAAGCTAGCTTCTTTGTGTCATGGTCAGGTTGTCGATGGAAAAGTAATAGTAATGAGTGTTGATCATAGCATGCTTGTGTCAAGTGCTCTTGTTGATTTGTACTGCAAGTGTGCTGTTACTTTGGATGCTTGGAGAAATTTTGGGACAATGCCTATTCGAAATATGATTACTTGA